In the genome of Ancylomarina subtilis, one region contains:
- the cobA gene encoding uroporphyrinogen-III C-methyltransferase — protein sequence MNGKVYITGAGPGDKGLITVKAAEALKIADVVFYDYLVNIELLDYCKDACESIYVGKKHKKHTCPQEDINQMIVDYAKMGKTVVRLKGGDPYVFGRGSEEAIKLLENGIEFEEIPGITSGIAAPAYAGIPVTARNVSSSVAFFTGHPPVSRERDLQWDKISTGIDTLVFYMGITNAPTIVNNLMEHGRSKETPVALIRWGTCPEQEVVKGELHNIVAKMEELDFRPPAIMVVGEVVSISDKLMAVAEEAQMTY from the coding sequence ATGAACGGAAAAGTATATATAACCGGCGCGGGCCCGGGAGATAAGGGCTTAATAACCGTAAAGGCTGCTGAAGCCTTAAAAATTGCCGATGTCGTATTCTACGACTACCTGGTAAATATTGAATTGCTTGACTATTGCAAAGACGCTTGTGAAAGCATTTATGTGGGTAAAAAACACAAGAAACACACCTGTCCGCAGGAAGACATTAATCAAATGATTGTGGATTATGCCAAGATGGGAAAAACGGTTGTGCGTTTAAAAGGTGGCGATCCCTACGTATTTGGAAGAGGGAGCGAGGAGGCGATTAAATTGCTTGAGAACGGAATTGAATTTGAAGAGATTCCCGGGATTACTTCGGGGATTGCTGCGCCTGCTTATGCCGGTATTCCGGTTACGGCTCGCAATGTGTCTTCATCAGTTGCTTTTTTCACAGGACACCCTCCGGTAAGCCGCGAAAGAGATTTGCAATGGGATAAAATTTCGACAGGCATCGATACCCTTGTCTTTTATATGGGTATTACCAATGCGCCAACTATCGTCAACAATTTGATGGAACACGGACGCTCAAAAGAAACTCCGGTAGCTCTAATTCGATGGGGCACCTGTCCCGAACAGGAAGTTGTGAAAGGCGAGTTGCATAATATCGTTGCAAAAATGGAAGAATTGGATTTTCGTCCGCCAGCCATTATGGTTGTAGGCGAAGTGGTTTCTATATCAGATAAACTGATGGCTGTAGCTGAAGAAGCTCAGATGACTTATTAA
- the cobI gene encoding precorrin-2 C(20)-methyltransferase: protein MSKIKGKVYGVSLGPGDPELITIKALKTLQHSDKIYYPASVSETKGNSSFSLPILKELGLNDLQLHPIPLKMSYDRSEAEGVYFELFQKIQSDIEQDLHVSVVSEGDISFFSTFAYLLKHLKANGIPYEMIPGVPAFILAGAKSKRPICTLSDKVLVDPNVDSREDLLKRLNENDTIVLMKVSKVKTWIADFILEHKPELFYGEYLGTDKEFITDDVEQIRDRRIPYFTIIILKKLKKG, encoded by the coding sequence ATGTCAAAGATAAAAGGTAAAGTATATGGGGTTTCCTTAGGACCAGGCGACCCAGAATTGATTACAATAAAGGCGCTTAAAACACTCCAGCATTCGGATAAGATTTATTACCCGGCTAGTGTGTCTGAGACAAAAGGGAATTCAAGTTTTTCCCTACCTATTTTGAAAGAATTAGGCTTGAACGATTTGCAATTACACCCGATTCCTTTGAAAATGTCTTACGACAGATCGGAAGCTGAGGGCGTTTATTTTGAATTGTTTCAGAAAATTCAGTCTGATATTGAACAGGATCTTCATGTTTCAGTAGTGAGTGAGGGTGATATCTCTTTCTTTAGCACATTCGCCTATCTCTTAAAACATCTGAAAGCAAATGGGATTCCATATGAAATGATTCCGGGTGTACCAGCTTTTATTCTGGCAGGAGCTAAATCAAAACGACCCATTTGCACTTTAAGCGATAAAGTTTTGGTTGATCCGAATGTGGATAGCCGTGAAGATTTATTGAAGCGTTTAAACGAAAATGACACCATCGTGTTGATGAAAGTGTCGAAAGTAAAGACATGGATCGCAGACTTTATTTTAGAGCACAAGCCTGAATTATTTTATGGAGAATATTTGGGAACCGATAAGGAATTTATCACCGATGATGTTGAACAAATTCGTGATAGAAGAATTCCCTATTTCACCATCATTATTCTGAAGAAGCTTAAAAAAGGATAA
- a CDS encoding sirohydrochlorin chelatase, with translation MKGILLCGHGTRVQVGELAFKVFAEKFANTITDYEVEYGFLELSEPNFEQGISKLKAKGVEEIIAVPVFLFNGVHIASDIPNMLHELQEKHEVSIKLANYIGVCQEMVDLSIDLIKNSISDEDMSDTVFFPIGIGASMADSNGDMLKLSRLAQEELKMPFMINAFTSRMTFPSVDKALSILDQLSFKRIIALPYIFFPGVYLDNAIRSIEAFKLKHPEKEFILCPKIGESDRLIDILMLRLKEVEDGKVDLIESRDPSACSHHHHHHHSHGHHHHHGHSHDHKH, from the coding sequence ATGAAAGGAATCTTACTGTGCGGACACGGGACGCGCGTTCAAGTTGGAGAATTAGCATTTAAAGTATTTGCAGAGAAATTTGCAAACACAATCACCGATTACGAAGTTGAATATGGTTTTTTGGAACTTTCGGAACCTAACTTTGAGCAGGGCATCAGCAAGCTTAAAGCTAAAGGTGTAGAGGAAATTATTGCCGTGCCGGTTTTCTTATTCAATGGCGTGCATATTGCTTCTGATATTCCGAATATGCTGCATGAGCTTCAGGAAAAGCATGAGGTGAGTATTAAATTGGCCAACTATATTGGCGTCTGTCAGGAGATGGTTGACTTGTCAATTGATCTGATTAAGAATAGCATCTCTGATGAAGATATGAGCGATACGGTTTTCTTCCCAATTGGTATTGGTGCATCTATGGCTGATTCCAATGGTGATATGCTCAAGTTATCCCGACTGGCTCAGGAAGAATTGAAAATGCCATTCATGATCAATGCCTTCACTTCCCGTATGACCTTTCCATCGGTTGACAAAGCCCTGTCAATTTTGGATCAATTATCATTCAAGCGAATTATCGCTTTACCCTACATTTTCTTCCCGGGCGTTTATCTGGATAATGCCATCAGAAGCATAGAGGCATTCAAATTGAAACATCCTGAAAAGGAATTTATTCTATGCCCTAAAATTGGCGAGAGTGATAGGTTGATTGATATTCTGATGTTGAGACTTAAAGAAGTTGAAGATGGGAAAGTTGATTTGATAGAGAGTAGAGATCCTTCGGCTTGTTCTCATCACCACCACCACCATCATTCTCATGGCCATCACCATCATCACGGACATTCTCACGATCATAAGCATTAG
- the cobJ gene encoding precorrin-3B C(17)-methyltransferase yields the protein MQGKIYIVGLGPGDPNMFLNPAINAIKEADVVIGYKYYFQFIQSFLQEGTACLDTGMKQETQRAEIAFEYAEQGKKVAVISSGDAGIYGMSPLIYEMAEKRDSNVEIELIPGISAFQAAAAKLGAPIGHDTVILSLSDLLTPWELIEKRIKAAVFGDFVTVLYNPKSKGRYWQIYRLQEIFLEERSPETPVAIVRQVGRDEEHIEMSTLADVDLEKVDMFSLVVIGNSQSYISKNNKFITPRGYYGKYSENGKPGPLIMQKSFATIAEELKGKDLPLATKWALLHLIHTSADFQMLDLLKVRNDAMNVWYDKLKNGGVIITDVTMITSGIRKAACERMGIEVKCYLHDPRVADLAEKHKITRTQAGIRLAVEDHPDALYVFGNAPTALIELTALMRSKNFAPMGIIASPVGFVNVQESKHRVKSFAKLPAVIIEGRKGGSTLAATIVNSVLSLDDAKELKPGRDV from the coding sequence ATGCAAGGAAAAATATATATCGTTGGTTTGGGGCCGGGTGATCCCAATATGTTTTTAAACCCAGCTATCAATGCCATTAAAGAGGCAGATGTGGTAATTGGTTACAAGTATTACTTCCAATTTATTCAAAGCTTTCTTCAAGAGGGAACGGCGTGTTTGGATACGGGTATGAAACAAGAAACCCAACGTGCTGAGATCGCTTTTGAATATGCAGAGCAAGGCAAAAAAGTGGCTGTGATTAGCTCAGGAGATGCGGGTATTTATGGCATGTCGCCACTGATTTACGAGATGGCTGAAAAGCGTGATTCGAATGTTGAAATCGAATTGATTCCGGGTATTTCTGCTTTTCAGGCTGCTGCTGCAAAACTGGGAGCCCCTATTGGTCACGATACGGTTATTTTGTCTTTATCCGATTTGCTAACGCCTTGGGAACTGATCGAAAAACGCATAAAAGCTGCTGTTTTTGGCGATTTTGTTACAGTTTTATATAACCCCAAAAGTAAGGGGAGATACTGGCAAATTTATCGTTTACAGGAAATTTTTCTTGAGGAGCGCAGCCCTGAAACACCTGTTGCAATTGTGCGTCAGGTTGGACGTGATGAGGAGCATATTGAGATGAGTACACTAGCTGATGTTGATCTTGAAAAAGTGGATATGTTCAGCTTGGTTGTGATTGGGAACTCACAATCTTATATATCGAAGAATAATAAATTTATAACCCCACGGGGCTATTACGGCAAATACAGTGAGAATGGTAAGCCGGGACCGCTAATCATGCAGAAAAGTTTTGCAACTATTGCTGAGGAGTTAAAAGGAAAAGATCTGCCTTTGGCGACCAAGTGGGCTCTATTGCATTTGATTCATACGTCTGCCGATTTTCAAATGCTTGATTTGTTGAAAGTGCGTAATGATGCCATGAATGTTTGGTATGATAAGTTGAAAAATGGCGGAGTAATTATTACGGATGTCACCATGATAACTTCCGGTATTCGAAAGGCAGCTTGCGAGCGAATGGGTATCGAAGTGAAGTGTTATTTACACGATCCTCGTGTGGCTGACTTAGCCGAAAAGCACAAGATTACTCGCACACAAGCGGGTATTCGCCTTGCGGTTGAAGATCATCCCGATGCTTTATATGTCTTTGGCAATGCACCAACAGCGCTTATCGAACTCACAGCCCTAATGCGTTCGAAGAATTTCGCCCCTATGGGTATTATTGCATCGCCGGTTGGTTTTGTAAATGTACAGGAATCGAAACATCGCGTGAAGAGTTTCGCAAAATTGCCAGCTGTCATTATCGAAGGCCGAAAAGGGGGATCAACATTGGCAGCAA
- a CDS encoding serine dehydratase subunit alpha family protein, producing MKDVYLQKLKKEFVPAAGCTEPASIALAAAKARETLNAIPERVEMKVSGNVFKNVMGVGIPGSNMVGLPISVALGALGGDSKNGLEIFTNISEEIASQANCFVREGKVEIHMLHDVPKLHVECICYNGDDTSRVVIQDRHENIVLVERNGEVIFTKELKTAEEITEEQEDWSVQSIYNFIKTVDISELQFLLEGVNLNKKIAEEGLKGNYGLQVGKSMLTSIEKGILSEDIINKSVMMAAAGSDARMAGCSMPVMSNCGSGNQGMSLTLPIMVVAEKLKVDEETLLRALALALLISIHMKSFIGQLSALCGVLLSTSGAACGITYMMGGDLTHLSSTLKNMTGSVTGMICDGANSSCAHKISASVSAGIQSSLLALNSQCLSNVDGIVDEDVEATIRNIGRLATEGMEVTDDVILKTMLEKMNKAS from the coding sequence ATGAAGGACGTTTACTTACAAAAATTAAAAAAGGAGTTTGTGCCAGCCGCTGGTTGCACAGAACCTGCTTCAATTGCTTTGGCAGCTGCCAAGGCAAGAGAAACATTGAATGCTATACCTGAACGCGTAGAAATGAAGGTGAGTGGCAATGTTTTCAAAAATGTAATGGGAGTCGGCATACCAGGATCCAATATGGTGGGATTACCCATTTCGGTTGCTTTGGGAGCTCTGGGTGGTGATTCTAAAAATGGCTTGGAGATTTTTACAAATATCAGCGAAGAAATAGCAAGTCAGGCTAACTGTTTTGTGCGTGAAGGTAAGGTGGAAATCCATATGCTGCATGATGTGCCTAAGCTTCACGTCGAGTGTATTTGTTATAATGGCGATGATACAAGTCGTGTCGTTATTCAGGACAGACATGAGAATATCGTTTTAGTAGAACGCAATGGTGAGGTGATTTTTACGAAGGAATTAAAAACAGCAGAAGAAATTACCGAAGAGCAAGAAGACTGGAGTGTTCAATCTATTTATAATTTCATAAAGACGGTTGATATTTCTGAGCTTCAGTTTCTACTTGAAGGTGTTAATTTGAATAAGAAAATTGCAGAGGAAGGTCTTAAAGGGAACTATGGTTTGCAGGTCGGTAAATCGATGTTGACGAGTATCGAGAAAGGCATTCTTTCTGAGGATATCATTAATAAGTCGGTTATGATGGCTGCAGCGGGTTCGGATGCCAGAATGGCTGGCTGTTCTATGCCCGTAATGTCTAATTGTGGTAGTGGTAATCAGGGGATGAGTCTGACTTTACCCATTATGGTTGTTGCAGAGAAACTTAAGGTTGATGAAGAGACTTTATTAAGAGCATTGGCATTGGCCTTGTTGATTTCAATACATATGAAATCTTTCATCGGACAATTGTCGGCTTTATGTGGCGTGTTGTTGTCGACTTCAGGAGCTGCTTGTGGTATCACTTACATGATGGGAGGCGATTTGACCCATTTGAGTTCGACCTTAAAGAATATGACGGGTAGTGTTACGGGGATGATTTGTGATGGAGCCAACTCGAGTTGTGCTCATAAAATTTCAGCCAGTGTGAGTGCCGGAATTCAATCATCGCTATTGGCTTTAAACAGTCAATGTTTAAGTAATGTGGATGGTATTGTTGATGAAGATGTTGAAGCGACAATACGTAATATAGGTCGTTTGGCCACCGAAGGTATGGAGGTAACAGACGATGTGATTTTAAAAACGATGTTAGAGAAGATGAATAAGGCTTCTTAA
- a CDS encoding sodium:solute symporter family protein, giving the protein MPSLQILSIALLSLYVILIVGSSLFSKKSDSVEGYFLANRSLSFVALAITFIASWWGAGSAIETADHSYQNGISAFWIYGMPVLFSTGLLFVFARAIRKVGSITQPQLLEERYGKAPALMLSVLIFLFMTITAASQIVGIGIFFEKFLHLDYKLSAIIGTAIVLLYSFFGGFKAVVRTDIIQFVFLLSASVLVFGYAYYYSGGVLAIENIAKNKQLTHYFSFSYQLSNNMVYIITFGSAWMIQANVWQRISAARSPQDARKMIGLSFLVYIPLYLMVTFTGMLALGLFDEMPQGGVISGIINNYMPPLLGALIFVGICSAIMSTMDSLINTGAMVLCVDIYKNKFKPNAKQDQLVIIGKLGTIVVTFIALLIGLEIRSILKVSWLAADLLSTGAFVPLILGFIWKRGTTIGAMSSMVFGTVFSLYNLSVALGAKLPLPWEIGTAKHVLVGMLGSALVYFIASCLSKAETAKSALFIAKAALKE; this is encoded by the coding sequence ATGCCTTCACTTCAAATATTATCCATTGCCCTTTTAAGCCTTTATGTCATTCTCATTGTCGGTTCATCCCTCTTTTCGAAAAAGAGTGACTCAGTAGAAGGCTATTTTCTGGCCAACAGATCCCTCTCATTTGTAGCACTCGCAATCACCTTTATCGCTTCGTGGTGGGGAGCCGGATCAGCAATTGAAACAGCCGATCATTCCTATCAAAATGGGATCAGTGCTTTTTGGATATACGGCATGCCTGTCCTGTTTTCAACCGGACTACTCTTTGTATTTGCCAGAGCCATCCGAAAAGTGGGCAGCATCACCCAACCCCAACTTCTGGAAGAACGCTATGGCAAAGCTCCTGCTTTAATGCTTTCAGTTCTGATCTTTCTTTTCATGACCATTACGGCAGCCTCCCAAATTGTGGGTATTGGTATTTTCTTCGAAAAATTTCTGCACTTAGATTATAAGTTATCGGCCATTATAGGAACAGCTATTGTCCTCCTTTATTCCTTTTTTGGAGGATTTAAGGCTGTGGTTCGAACTGATATTATACAATTTGTCTTTCTTTTGTCCGCTTCAGTATTGGTTTTCGGATATGCTTACTATTACTCCGGAGGCGTATTGGCTATCGAGAATATTGCAAAAAACAAACAATTAACACACTACTTTTCATTCAGTTACCAGCTCTCAAACAATATGGTTTATATTATCACCTTTGGCAGCGCCTGGATGATACAAGCCAATGTTTGGCAACGCATATCAGCGGCGCGTTCTCCCCAGGATGCGCGTAAAATGATTGGACTCAGCTTTCTGGTCTATATTCCGCTTTATCTGATGGTCACTTTTACAGGGATGCTCGCTCTTGGTTTGTTCGATGAAATGCCACAAGGTGGCGTTATTTCAGGCATCATCAATAATTATATGCCTCCCTTGCTTGGAGCATTGATATTTGTGGGCATTTGCTCAGCCATTATGTCCACCATGGATTCATTGATTAATACAGGTGCTATGGTACTCTGTGTCGATATTTATAAGAATAAATTCAAACCGAATGCCAAACAAGACCAACTCGTAATTATTGGAAAACTAGGAACTATTGTAGTCACTTTTATCGCTCTGTTAATCGGTCTTGAAATTCGTTCGATACTTAAAGTTTCCTGGCTGGCCGCCGACCTGCTTTCAACCGGTGCTTTTGTGCCTTTAATTCTGGGCTTTATCTGGAAAAGAGGAACAACCATTGGAGCCATGTCATCTATGGTTTTCGGGACTGTTTTCTCTCTATATAATCTGTCTGTGGCTTTGGGAGCCAAACTACCCTTGCCTTGGGAAATTGGGACAGCCAAACACGTTTTGGTGGGAATGCTCGGCTCAGCCTTAGTTTATTTCATTGCCAGCTGTCTCAGCAAAGCTGAGACAGCTAAATCAGCATTATTTATTGCTAAAGCTGCGCTTAAAGAGTAA
- a CDS encoding M16 family metallopeptidase: MTSKLKFSLLLCFSVLGLSSFAQFTTTVPTNEAVKTGKLENGMTYYIMHNEEPKDRASFYFVQNVGAILENDTQNGLAHFLEHMAFNGLKNFPGKNMLDYLEKNGILFGRDINAYTAQDETVYNLSNIPVASENLLDSALLVLHDWSGGLLLEGNEIESERGVIHEEWRTRRNVRKRLGDQTSHVMYNNSKYADRDVIGSLDVIDHFDHQALRDYYHKWYRPDLQAVVIVGDIDAEKMEAKVKALFSKIPSKKNAAERTYCQVEDSKELGYVAAKDKEQNSLSIMWLFRRDLDAVKTEATERNAMAKGMFNSMLNSRLSELSKKLECSSVGMEFGGFDMARTKGADYIYVAPKRGKELEAFSEILTELERVKRHGFTNSELERTKVQTMRSYESYYANRSKISNDSWAKQLGDLYLKAKSFPSIDWEMAFAAKTIPAITLEEVNAFVSSYSNEANSALILKGPENTTQYYPTKAELLAVAAKVKASNIEAYKDDAGDQPLVAKELNPAKITKQFEIEGIDAKGYVLENGAKVVILPTDYSKDNISMSSFSFGGSSLIADKDLASADMATGIVQMSGVGEFNTTQLQKKLAGKIVRLSANLGELTEGFSGSASPQDFETLMQLLYLNFEAPRFDEAPYNAQMARMRNYVANIGVDNNKALKDTISLAKTNYSPRTLLFGEEFINKIDFNRASEIYKERFSDASDFTFIFVGNIDEEKHLPMIQKYIGHISSTNRKESFVDHKVGPAKGKTSKSFDRKMAVPKTTVTYALQGDFNYTLKNRLMLNVVSQLLSKRYMTTIREEEGGSYGVGVSPSASKLPSPEFSLNIQFDCDPAKRDRLVEIVENEIAKIQKETCDATDLNEIKNNFIKGREEAELQNSFWLRVLKNNQMLGSEFTSKEDYKKLVEGIDAAAVKKFAKKLFKKVDTVEVIMNPAE, encoded by the coding sequence ATGACTTCAAAATTAAAATTTTCTCTCCTATTGTGCTTTAGCGTATTAGGTTTGAGTTCGTTTGCTCAGTTTACTACAACTGTGCCTACCAATGAGGCAGTAAAGACGGGTAAGTTGGAGAATGGTATGACTTATTATATCATGCACAATGAGGAACCTAAGGATAGAGCAAGCTTTTACTTTGTTCAGAATGTAGGTGCCATTCTCGAAAATGATACTCAAAATGGTTTGGCTCACTTTCTGGAGCATATGGCTTTTAATGGTCTTAAAAACTTCCCAGGTAAGAATATGCTTGATTACCTGGAGAAGAATGGGATTCTTTTTGGTCGGGATATCAACGCATACACCGCTCAGGACGAAACGGTTTATAACCTAAGTAATATCCCGGTTGCCAGCGAGAATTTATTGGATTCGGCTTTATTGGTCCTGCATGATTGGTCTGGAGGACTATTGTTGGAAGGCAATGAAATTGAGTCGGAGCGAGGGGTTATTCACGAAGAGTGGCGTACAAGAAGAAATGTTCGTAAGCGTTTAGGTGATCAAACTTCACATGTAATGTATAATAACTCTAAGTATGCTGATCGTGATGTAATTGGATCTTTAGATGTGATTGATCATTTCGACCATCAGGCCCTACGTGATTACTATCATAAATGGTATCGTCCGGATCTTCAGGCAGTCGTTATTGTTGGTGATATTGATGCAGAGAAGATGGAAGCAAAAGTCAAAGCTTTGTTTTCAAAGATACCTTCGAAGAAGAATGCTGCTGAGCGTACTTATTGTCAGGTTGAAGATTCAAAAGAGTTAGGCTATGTTGCTGCCAAGGATAAAGAACAAAATAGCCTTAGTATCATGTGGCTGTTCCGTCGTGATTTGGATGCGGTTAAAACCGAAGCCACTGAAAGAAATGCAATGGCTAAAGGGATGTTCAATAGTATGCTAAACTCGCGTTTGTCTGAGTTAAGCAAAAAGCTTGAGTGTTCATCAGTAGGCATGGAGTTTGGCGGATTTGATATGGCCAGAACCAAAGGCGCTGATTACATTTATGTGGCACCTAAACGAGGTAAAGAACTGGAGGCGTTTTCTGAGATTCTGACAGAACTTGAAAGAGTTAAACGTCATGGGTTTACAAATTCGGAATTGGAAAGAACAAAGGTTCAGACTATGAGATCATATGAGTCTTATTATGCGAATCGTAGCAAGATTAGTAATGACTCCTGGGCGAAGCAATTGGGTGATTTATACCTTAAGGCAAAATCATTCCCTTCAATTGATTGGGAGATGGCATTTGCTGCTAAAACAATTCCTGCAATTACTCTGGAAGAGGTCAATGCATTTGTTTCTTCTTATTCTAATGAAGCTAACTCTGCATTGATATTAAAAGGCCCTGAGAATACAACACAATATTACCCAACTAAAGCGGAATTATTAGCTGTTGCTGCTAAAGTGAAAGCTTCAAATATCGAAGCTTATAAGGATGATGCCGGTGATCAGCCTCTTGTTGCTAAAGAATTAAATCCTGCCAAGATTACAAAACAATTCGAAATTGAAGGAATTGATGCCAAAGGTTATGTCCTTGAAAATGGAGCAAAAGTTGTTATTCTTCCTACAGATTATTCCAAGGATAACATTTCAATGTCTTCATTTAGTTTTGGTGGTAGTTCATTAATTGCTGATAAAGATCTTGCTTCTGCTGATATGGCAACTGGTATCGTTCAAATGTCAGGCGTTGGTGAGTTCAATACAACTCAATTGCAGAAGAAACTTGCGGGTAAAATTGTTCGTTTAAGTGCCAATCTGGGCGAGTTGACTGAAGGGTTCTCCGGATCTGCTTCTCCTCAAGACTTTGAGACACTCATGCAGTTGCTTTATTTGAATTTTGAAGCGCCACGTTTCGACGAAGCGCCATACAATGCACAGATGGCTCGTATGAGAAATTACGTAGCAAACATTGGTGTGGATAATAATAAAGCACTTAAGGATACGATTTCTTTGGCAAAAACGAACTATTCTCCACGGACATTACTTTTTGGAGAAGAATTCATTAATAAGATTGATTTCAATAGAGCATCTGAAATTTATAAAGAGCGTTTCTCTGATGCGAGTGACTTTACGTTCATTTTTGTTGGTAATATCGATGAAGAGAAACATTTGCCAATGATTCAGAAGTATATTGGTCATATCAGTTCGACTAATAGAAAAGAATCTTTTGTAGACCATAAAGTCGGTCCTGCCAAAGGAAAAACAAGCAAGAGTTTCGATCGTAAGATGGCTGTGCCTAAAACAACCGTGACTTATGCTTTGCAAGGTGATTTTAATTATACTTTAAAGAATAGGTTGATGCTCAATGTGGTGTCTCAACTTCTTTCAAAGCGTTATATGACAACTATTCGTGAAGAAGAAGGTGGTTCATATGGTGTAGGCGTGAGTCCTTCTGCATCTAAGTTACCAAGTCCTGAATTCTCATTGAATATCCAGTTTGACTGTGATCCTGCTAAACGTGACCGTCTGGTTGAGATTGTTGAAAACGAGATTGCAAAGATTCAAAAAGAAACTTGTGATGCGACTGACCTAAATGAAATTAAGAACAACTTCATTAAAGGTAGAGAAGAAGCTGAATTGCAAAATTCTTTCTGGTTAAGAGTGCTTAAAAATAATCAGATGTTAGGATCAGAATTTACATCAAAGGAAGATTATAAGAAATTAGTTGAAGGTATCGATGCGGCTGCTGTTAAGAAGTTCGCAAAGAAACTTTTCAAGAAAGTAGATACTGTAGAGGTGATTATGAACCCTGCAGAATAA
- a CDS encoding precorrin-2 dehydrogenase/sirohydrochlorin ferrochelatase family protein: MSWYPVSLNLKGRNCLVVGGGKVAERKLKSLIKAEAEVTLIAPNLSVELQTMHEARTFHYLKSTYQKNDVNGFFLVIAATDCSQTNSRIGADAEAESILFNSVNSRAYSNFYPAAASQCGDIQIAVSSNGQNPYLAKKIRKYLDQKFDNSLKEEVMELGRLRNQFVKETTGLSEKEKKAFMKDNLLEKVEAFLDKIDGHTWEL, from the coding sequence ATGAGCTGGTACCCTGTAAGCCTGAATTTAAAGGGCAGAAATTGTTTAGTTGTAGGCGGAGGTAAAGTTGCTGAACGAAAGTTGAAGTCTTTGATTAAGGCAGAAGCTGAGGTGACGCTTATTGCCCCAAATTTGAGTGTTGAATTACAGACCATGCATGAGGCAAGGACGTTTCATTACTTGAAAAGTACCTATCAGAAAAATGATGTGAATGGTTTTTTTCTGGTGATTGCAGCAACCGATTGTTCCCAAACCAATTCTCGAATAGGTGCTGATGCCGAGGCAGAATCGATCCTGTTTAATTCTGTTAATTCAAGGGCTTATTCCAATTTTTATCCGGCTGCAGCAAGCCAGTGTGGCGATATTCAAATAGCTGTTTCTTCAAATGGCCAAAACCCCTATTTAGCTAAGAAAATCCGTAAATATCTCGATCAGAAATTTGATAACTCTTTGAAAGAAGAGGTTATGGAATTGGGACGTCTGAGAAATCAGTTCGTCAAAGAGACTACCGGATTAAGTGAAAAGGAAAAGAAGGCATTTATGAAAGACAATCTACTGGAGAAGGTGGAAGCCTTTTTGGATAAGATTGATGGACATACCTGGGAATTATAA